From one Micromonospora siamensis genomic stretch:
- a CDS encoding alkene reductase gives MTALFSPFTLGKLELTNRIVMAPLTRNRAGEGQVPQEISATYYGQRASAGLIITEGTQPSAVGQGYADTPGIHSAEQVEGWRAVADAVHAGGGKIFMQLMHVGRIGHPDNKGGLESVAPSAIAAPGEIFTRDGMKAYPQPRELRGDELPGIVEEFVQAARNAVEAGLDGAELHAANGYLLHQFLAPSSNTRTDGYGGSPEARARLVIEVTRAVADAIGADRVGIRISPSHNIQGVLEEDAADVAATYGALLDAIAPLGLAYLHALADPASDLITDLRRRFGGPFIANDGFGSVTTRADAERILDGGLGDLVAVGRNFLANPDLPRRWEIGAPLNEPDPSTFYTPGPRGYIDYPTLEQ, from the coding sequence ATGACAGCGCTGTTCAGCCCGTTCACCCTCGGCAAGCTGGAACTGACCAACCGGATCGTGATGGCGCCGCTCACCCGCAACCGGGCGGGCGAGGGTCAGGTGCCGCAGGAGATCTCCGCGACCTACTACGGTCAGCGCGCCTCGGCCGGCCTGATCATCACCGAGGGCACCCAGCCCAGCGCCGTGGGCCAGGGGTACGCGGACACGCCGGGCATCCACTCCGCCGAGCAGGTCGAGGGCTGGCGGGCCGTCGCCGACGCCGTGCACGCGGGCGGCGGGAAGATCTTCATGCAGCTGATGCACGTGGGTCGGATCGGCCACCCCGACAACAAGGGCGGGCTGGAGTCCGTGGCGCCCAGCGCCATCGCCGCCCCCGGCGAGATCTTCACCCGCGACGGGATGAAGGCGTACCCGCAGCCGCGGGAGCTGCGCGGCGACGAGCTGCCGGGAATCGTCGAGGAGTTCGTCCAGGCGGCCCGCAACGCCGTCGAGGCCGGCCTGGACGGGGCGGAGCTGCACGCCGCCAACGGTTACCTGCTGCACCAGTTCCTGGCCCCGTCGAGCAACACCCGCACCGACGGGTACGGCGGCTCGCCCGAGGCCCGCGCCCGCCTGGTGATCGAGGTGACCCGCGCGGTCGCGGACGCCATCGGCGCCGACCGGGTGGGCATCCGGATCTCGCCCTCGCACAACATCCAGGGTGTGCTGGAGGAGGACGCCGCCGACGTGGCCGCCACCTACGGCGCGCTGCTCGACGCGATCGCCCCGCTCGGCCTGGCCTACCTGCACGCGCTGGCCGACCCGGCGAGCGACCTGATCACCGACCTGCGGCGCCGCTTCGGTGGCCCGTTCATCGCCAACGACGGCTTCGGCTCGGTGACCACCCGGGCGGACGCGGAGCGCATCCTCGACGGCGGTCTGGGTGACCTGGTCGCGGTCGGCCGGAACTTCCTGGCCAACCCGGACCTGCCCCGCCGCTGGGAGATCGGTGCGCCGCTCAACGAGCCGGACCCGAGCACCTTCTACACGCCGGGCCCGCGCGGCTACATCGACTACCCGACGCTGGAGCAGTAG
- a CDS encoding L-threonylcarbamoyladenylate synthase: protein MPADSGIAEAAAVLRTGGLVAFPTETVYGLGANALDARAAARIFEAKARPSFDPLITHLADPAELAKLVGDVPPAVAALADRFWPGALTLIVDRPAAIPPIVTSGLATMAVRVPDNEAARALIAAAGVPVAAPSANRFGQLSPTRAEHVVRGLGAAVDVVLDGGPTRCGIESTIVDARGDRPVVLRLGALPVEELEDAVGPVTVRPGSSGQPVAPGTLAAHYAPRTPLRFVADAQPPAGDSGRRGYLAFRERPAAGYAAVEVLSPTGDLTEAAARLFDGLHRLDAAGVEEILVEPVPEVGVGRAVNDRLRRAAATFDPAG, encoded by the coding sequence CTGCCGGCCGACAGCGGCATCGCCGAGGCCGCCGCCGTCCTGCGTACCGGCGGGCTGGTGGCCTTCCCCACCGAGACCGTGTACGGCCTGGGCGCGAACGCGCTGGACGCGCGGGCGGCGGCGCGGATCTTCGAGGCGAAGGCGCGGCCCAGCTTCGACCCGCTGATCACCCACCTCGCCGACCCGGCGGAGCTGGCGAAGCTGGTCGGTGACGTGCCGCCGGCGGTCGCCGCGCTGGCCGACCGGTTCTGGCCCGGCGCGCTGACGCTGATCGTGGACCGGCCGGCGGCGATCCCGCCGATCGTCACCTCCGGGCTGGCCACGATGGCCGTCCGGGTGCCGGACAACGAGGCCGCGCGGGCGCTGATCGCGGCGGCGGGGGTGCCGGTCGCCGCGCCGAGCGCCAACCGGTTCGGGCAGCTCAGCCCCACCCGCGCCGAGCACGTCGTACGCGGCCTCGGCGCCGCCGTGGACGTGGTCCTCGACGGCGGCCCGACCCGCTGCGGGATCGAGTCGACGATCGTGGACGCCCGGGGTGACCGGCCGGTGGTGCTGCGACTCGGCGCGCTGCCGGTCGAGGAGCTGGAGGACGCGGTCGGCCCGGTGACGGTCCGCCCGGGCAGCTCCGGTCAACCCGTCGCGCCGGGCACGCTGGCGGCGCACTACGCCCCGCGTACCCCGTTGCGGTTTGTCGCCGACGCGCAGCCGCCGGCCGGCGACAGCGGCCGGCGCGGCTACCTGGCCTTCCGGGAGCGGCCGGCGGCCGGCTACGCGGCGGTGGAGGTGCTCTCCCCCACCGGCGACCTGACCGAGGCGGCGGCCCGGCTCTTCGACGGGCTGCACCGGTTGGACGCCGCCGGGGTCGAGGAGATCCTGGTCGAGCCGGTCCCCGAGGTGGGCGTGGGGCGCGCGGTCAACGACCGGCTGCGCCGCGCCGCCGCCACCTTCGACCCGGCCGGCTGA
- a CDS encoding carboxymuconolactone decarboxylase family protein, whose protein sequence is MDRPASFLPDPPQSPAVTAAYEADLSSDGYVNNLTRAWCWRPDVLASFQAVRGELTSGSTLSAREVAVLVAATAAARGDSYCALAWGARLAELSDEATAAGVLRGADGGLSAREAALAGWARQVVHDPNATTGADVAGLHSAGLDDREIFEATAFVAFRLAFSTINDALGAPPDPQLAEKAPRLVREAVTFGRQV, encoded by the coding sequence ATGGACCGTCCGGCCTCGTTCCTGCCCGACCCGCCGCAGAGCCCGGCGGTCACCGCCGCCTACGAGGCGGACCTGTCGTCCGACGGCTACGTCAACAACCTCACCCGGGCCTGGTGCTGGCGTCCGGACGTGCTGGCGTCCTTCCAGGCCGTGCGGGGGGAGCTGACGTCGGGCTCCACCCTGTCGGCACGGGAGGTCGCCGTGCTGGTGGCGGCCACCGCCGCCGCCCGCGGCGACTCCTACTGCGCCCTGGCGTGGGGTGCCAGGCTGGCCGAGCTGAGTGACGAGGCGACCGCCGCCGGGGTGTTGCGCGGTGCCGACGGCGGGCTGTCCGCCCGGGAGGCCGCCCTGGCCGGCTGGGCCCGTCAGGTCGTCCACGACCCGAACGCCACGACCGGGGCCGACGTGGCGGGCCTGCACTCCGCGGGCCTCGACGACCGGGAGATCTTCGAGGCGACCGCGTTCGTCGCGTTCCGGCTGGCGTTCTCCACCATCAACGACGCGCTGGGTGCGCCGCCAGACCCGCAGCTCGCCGAGAAGGCCCCCCGGCTGGTCCGGGAGGCCGTCACCTTCGGCCGCCAGGTCTAG
- a CDS encoding aminoglycoside phosphotransferase family protein — MSPTRRDLDPDQVRRYVAASLGPQVEVADCGPLTGGGFAAVWWVRLDDGRQVVLKVGPPPQVPLLRYERDMIGAEARYLRLVAARAPGVPVPALLHHGHHPELGDWLLTARLPGRTLWELTRAGADVGPLRAEFGRALAALHAVTGDRYGYDGGRAAAPTWRGAYPAMVDDLLADAADWDVPLPVPAARIRELVARHAAVLDAVRRPALLHFDGWAGNVLAVDGPDGVPRLSGLVDGERHLWGDPLVDLVSPLLFRRAEDEPDDPLVRAYRAASPFPLDAPARRRLGLYRLHLYLLMTVEMPSRGITASSDPGRVERLAGLVDAELADLTRPLPARRVAP; from the coding sequence GTGAGCCCGACCCGACGGGACCTGGACCCGGACCAGGTCCGCCGGTACGTCGCCGCGTCCCTCGGGCCACAGGTCGAGGTGGCCGACTGCGGGCCGCTGACCGGCGGCGGGTTCGCCGCCGTGTGGTGGGTACGCCTCGACGACGGCCGTCAGGTGGTGCTCAAGGTCGGCCCGCCCCCGCAGGTGCCGTTGCTGCGCTACGAACGGGACATGATCGGGGCCGAGGCGCGCTACCTGCGGCTGGTGGCAGCCCGGGCGCCCGGGGTGCCGGTGCCGGCGCTGCTGCACCACGGCCACCACCCCGAGCTGGGCGACTGGCTGCTCACGGCGCGGCTGCCCGGCCGTACCCTCTGGGAGCTGACCCGGGCCGGCGCGGACGTCGGGCCGCTGCGCGCGGAGTTCGGCCGGGCGCTGGCCGCGCTGCACGCCGTCACCGGCGACCGGTACGGCTACGACGGCGGACGCGCCGCCGCCCCCACCTGGCGCGGGGCATACCCGGCGATGGTGGACGACCTGCTCGCCGACGCGGCCGACTGGGACGTGCCGCTGCCGGTGCCCGCCGCCCGCATCCGGGAGCTGGTCGCCCGGCACGCCGCCGTCCTCGACGCGGTACGCCGTCCCGCGCTGCTGCACTTCGACGGCTGGGCCGGCAACGTCCTCGCGGTCGACGGGCCCGACGGCGTTCCCCGGCTCAGCGGGCTGGTCGACGGGGAACGGCACCTGTGGGGCGACCCGCTGGTGGACCTGGTGTCACCGCTGCTGTTCCGCCGCGCCGAGGACGAGCCGGACGACCCGCTGGTACGGGCCTACCGGGCGGCGTCGCCGTTCCCGCTGGACGCCCCGGCGCGGCGGCGCCTCGGCCTCTACCGGCTGCACCTCTATCTCCTGATGACCGTGGAGATGCCCAGCCGGGGCATCACCGCCTCCTCCGATCCGGGGCGGGTGGAGCGGCTGGCCGGGCTGGTCGACGCGGAGCTGGCGGACCTGACGCGCCCGCTGCCGGCCCGTAGGGTGGCGCCGTGA
- a CDS encoding YciI family protein produces the protein MTRYLITFDDGAMDHIPAEELPDVAEAARAAVREAVDAGVFVFGGGLERQQASVVGTDGLVTDGPYPETKEVIGGLVVVDVATREEALAWAAKIAAGCRCAQEVRELLPDPDLDEMLRRR, from the coding sequence ATGACGCGGTACCTGATCACGTTCGACGACGGCGCGATGGACCACATCCCGGCCGAGGAGCTGCCCGACGTGGCCGAGGCCGCGCGCGCGGCGGTCCGCGAGGCCGTGGACGCCGGCGTGTTCGTGTTCGGCGGCGGACTCGAACGCCAGCAGGCCAGCGTCGTCGGCACCGACGGGCTGGTCACCGACGGCCCGTACCCGGAGACCAAGGAGGTCATCGGCGGCCTGGTGGTCGTCGACGTGGCCACGCGGGAGGAGGCGCTGGCGTGGGCCGCCAAGATCGCCGCCGGGTGCCGCTGCGCCCAGGAGGTCCGGGAGCTCCTGCCCGATCCCGACCTGGACGAGATGCTCCGGCGAAGGTGA
- a CDS encoding NIPSNAP family protein, with the protein MITCVVHYTIDPAQIEAFERFAREWMRLVARHGGVHHGYFLPAEGASDRAEALFSFESLAAYERYRARFGSDPEFVAADRIRDESGCVVRYERTFMRPLLPDES; encoded by the coding sequence GTGATCACCTGTGTCGTGCACTACACCATCGACCCCGCGCAGATCGAGGCGTTCGAACGCTTCGCCCGCGAGTGGATGCGGCTGGTGGCCCGGCACGGAGGCGTGCACCACGGCTACTTCCTGCCCGCCGAGGGGGCCAGCGACCGGGCCGAGGCGCTGTTCAGCTTCGAGAGCCTGGCAGCGTACGAGCGCTACCGCGCACGGTTCGGCAGCGACCCGGAGTTCGTGGCGGCCGACCGCATCCGCGACGAGTCGGGATGTGTCGTGCGGTACGAGCGGACGTTCATGCGTCCGCTCCTGCCGGACGAGTCGTAG